The following DNA comes from Candidatus Binataceae bacterium.
GGTGGTATTGATCGGCGCGGTAATCCAGGGCGAGACCCGACACGACGAGGTGATTACTCACGCCGTAGCCCAGGTTGCGGCCCGCCTGGCCGCCACTAGCGGCAAGCCGGTGGCGCTGGGGGTTACCGGACCGGGGATGACCGATGCCCAGGCCGCCGCGCGGCTGGATTACGCCGCCAACGCAGTCGGGGCGGCCGTGCGCAGCCTGACGGTGCTGGCCGAGCTGGAACGCACGACGCCTTCCAGGTGAACACCGGTGACGGCCCACAGAGCATGGATGTGAGCAATTGCGTCGGTCCTGTGCAAAACC
Coding sequences within:
- the ribH gene encoding 6,7-dimethyl-8-ribityllumazine synthase, which codes for MKLGLLVADFNGEVTGPMAARARAQASALGAEIGAECHVAGIFDMPAIIKKLLERNDIDAVVLIGAVIQGETRHDEVITHAVAQVAARLAATSGKPVALGVTGPGMTDAQAAARLDYAANAVGAAVRSLTVLAELERTTPSR